One region of Pirellulales bacterium genomic DNA includes:
- the gyrA gene encoding DNA gyrase subunit A codes for MGTDIHLGRLVDLPIVDELKDAYLNYAMSVIVSRALPDVRDGLKPSQRRILVAMNDLNLGPNSSRVKCAKISGDTSGNYHPHGEAVIYPTLVRMAQEWNMRYVLIDKQGNFGSIAGLPAAAMRYTEARLSQTASLILEDLKLDTVDYVPNYDERSTEPTVLPSKFPNLLVNGAQGIAVGMATSLPPHNLGEVCDALVRVIDEPEVSIDELLEIVPGPDFPTGGQIMGRGGIRRAYHTGRGTITLRARAKIEEMGKGRFQIVVNEIPYQQARDRVEERIGELINDGKISGIRSARNESDLKEPVRLVYELDKQADPDVVLNQLYQFSPLQESVSIIFLALVDGKPRTLSFKQLLEEFLRHRVTVIRRRTQFLLKKARARKHTIEGLLLALANIDEVIRTIRSSSTQAEAKARLMGIECPAAMLERALGPGGFAVFQSERGAADVYTLTAVQAEAILRMTLGQLVNLEQEKLGAEHRELLEEITEHLRILSDETNILAIIRDDCLELKRKFADERRTEINGEELGSFDMEDLITEENMVVTLSSQGYIKRTPANTYRAQRRGGKGITGAKSEDDDPIALLFAASTHDYLLFFTNFGKVYWQKVYGIPQLDRDRKGRAINNLLNLAEGEKIASCLPVRNFNEEGCYLLMATRKGLVKKTELSAYGRPLKGGLIAIKLKDGDELVDVVIARTGDEVVLSTARGMAIRFPQTDARAMGRNTSGVKGINLGKGDMLVGMVIANPEATLLTICAKGYGKRTLFGPNDERIAAQASEEASSAEEISGGGPADEPVDAAPERDAATPGDAEPEGEEDASSGQRYRTQRRGGKGVRDIKTTDRNGPVVDVVSVNDGDEILVMTKGGKLQRLAVREISVIGRNTQGVRIMNMDDDDTVAAVVCVPVEPGVSV; via the coding sequence GTGGGGACGGATATCCACCTGGGCCGGCTAGTAGACTTGCCGATTGTGGATGAGTTAAAAGACGCGTACCTCAATTACGCGATGAGCGTCATCGTGAGTCGGGCCTTACCCGATGTGCGGGACGGGCTAAAACCATCGCAACGGCGGATTTTGGTCGCGATGAACGACCTTAATCTGGGTCCCAACAGTAGCCGCGTCAAATGCGCAAAAATCAGCGGCGATACCAGCGGAAATTATCACCCCCATGGCGAGGCGGTCATTTATCCCACGCTGGTCCGCATGGCCCAAGAATGGAACATGCGGTACGTACTGATAGATAAACAAGGGAACTTTGGCAGTATTGCGGGGTTGCCGGCGGCGGCGATGCGGTATACCGAGGCCCGCCTTTCACAGACAGCGTCGCTCATCCTGGAAGATTTAAAGCTGGACACGGTCGATTACGTCCCCAACTATGACGAGCGCAGTACGGAGCCGACCGTACTACCCAGCAAGTTCCCTAATTTACTGGTGAATGGGGCGCAGGGCATCGCGGTGGGGATGGCGACCAGCCTGCCGCCGCATAACTTGGGCGAAGTCTGCGACGCGTTGGTGCGCGTGATAGACGAACCGGAAGTATCGATTGACGAATTATTAGAGATTGTGCCTGGTCCGGACTTTCCCACCGGGGGCCAAATCATGGGCCGGGGAGGGATTCGCCGGGCGTACCATACCGGCCGGGGGACGATCACGCTTCGCGCCCGAGCGAAGATAGAAGAAATGGGGAAGGGGCGGTTTCAGATTGTCGTCAATGAGATTCCCTATCAGCAGGCGCGGGACCGGGTGGAAGAACGGATTGGCGAGCTGATCAACGACGGCAAAATCTCCGGCATCCGCTCGGCCCGGAATGAAAGCGACCTTAAAGAGCCGGTCCGGCTGGTCTATGAACTGGACAAGCAAGCCGACCCGGATGTGGTGCTTAACCAGCTTTATCAGTTTTCGCCGCTGCAAGAGTCCGTCTCGATCATTTTCCTAGCGCTGGTAGATGGCAAACCCCGCACGCTCAGCTTTAAACAGTTGCTGGAAGAGTTTTTGCGGCACCGCGTGACGGTGATCCGCCGCCGGACGCAGTTTTTGCTAAAGAAGGCCCGCGCCCGCAAGCACACGATCGAAGGGTTGCTGCTGGCACTGGCCAATATCGACGAAGTCATCCGCACCATCCGCTCTTCGTCCACGCAGGCCGAGGCCAAAGCCCGGCTGATGGGGATCGAATGCCCCGCCGCCATGCTGGAGCGGGCGCTGGGGCCGGGGGGGTTTGCCGTGTTCCAGTCGGAACGGGGCGCGGCCGACGTCTACACCCTGACGGCCGTCCAGGCCGAAGCGATCCTGCGGATGACGCTGGGCCAGTTGGTCAATCTGGAACAAGAAAAGCTCGGGGCCGAACATCGGGAACTGCTGGAGGAAATCACCGAGCATTTGCGGATCTTGTCCGATGAAACCAATATTTTGGCGATCATTCGGGATGACTGCCTCGAGCTAAAACGCAAATTCGCCGACGAACGCCGGACCGAAATTAACGGCGAAGAGCTAGGCTCGTTTGATATGGAGGACCTGATCACCGAGGAAAACATGGTGGTCACGCTTTCCTCGCAGGGGTACATCAAACGGACACCCGCCAACACCTACCGCGCCCAGCGCCGCGGCGGCAAGGGGATCACCGGGGCCAAGAGCGAGGACGACGATCCAATCGCGCTGTTATTCGCGGCCAGCACCCACGATTATCTGTTGTTTTTTACCAACTTTGGCAAAGTTTATTGGCAAAAGGTGTACGGTATTCCCCAACTTGACCGCGACCGCAAGGGGCGGGCGATTAACAATTTGCTCAACTTGGCCGAAGGAGAAAAAATCGCCAGTTGCCTGCCGGTGCGCAACTTTAATGAGGAAGGCTGCTACCTCCTGATGGCCACGCGCAAGGGATTGGTCAAAAAGACCGAGCTTTCCGCCTATGGCCGCCCGCTCAAAGGGGGGCTGATCGCCATCAAGCTCAAGGATGGCGACGAACTGGTCGATGTGGTCATCGCCCGCACCGGCGATGAAGTCGTTCTATCCACCGCCCGGGGTATGGCCATTCGCTTTCCCCAGACCGACGCGCGGGCAATGGGACGCAACACTAGCGGGGTCAAGGGGATCAACCTGGGCAAGGGGGACATGCTGGTCGGCATGGTGATTGCCAATCCCGAGGCGACGCTATTGACCATCTGTGCCAAGGGTTACGGCAAGCGGACGCTCTTTGGCCCCAATGACGAACGGATCGCCGCCCAAGCCAGTGAAGAAGCCTCCAGCGCTGAAGAGATCTCCGGGGGGGGGCCAGCCGACGAGCCAGTTGACGCAGCCCCCGAACGTGATGCCGCAACCCCGGGAGACGCCGAACCCGAAGGGGAAGAAGACGCCTCCAGTGGGCAGCGCTACCGCACCCAACGTCGTGGCGGCAAGGGGGTTCGCGATATCAAAACCACCGACCGCAACGGTCCGGTGGTCGATGTGGTCAGCGTGAATGACGGGGACGAGATTTTAGTCATGACTAAGGGGGGCAAGCTGCAGCGGCTGGCCGTGCGCGAGATCAGCGTCATTGGCCGCAACACCCAGGGGGTGCGGATCATGAACATGGATGATGACGACACCGTCGCGGCGGTGGTCTGCGTGCCGGTGGAACCAGGGGTAAGCGTGTAA